The following proteins are co-located in the Roseiconus lacunae genome:
- a CDS encoding DUF1559 domain-containing protein, with the protein MRRIGITMVELLVSIGVVAIVIGIALPAIQSARESARRMQCQNNTRQLLVAIQSHHTTHGALPSFYNGSALNYPLQEWDLFHMHSWRVPLLPYIEQTPLKEQIAWDFLATAPENSAIAQTVVPTFICPSGGDATTMGWGLKHGSIGIPEDDIAEQDRYHVVRSDYDAMAGIEVLPDPLAPNVNANSVEYVRWGIWGWPVFDTPTTTGSRLLRYRQGRFRDVRDGLSHTIAVVERAGKPTDILNGRPNVTSGNPNADYPGQVGWSASNTFIWSIHANGVGVNESNSVGMFSFHSGGANIGIADGSVRFLSDSSDFETLTKLYGRSDGGLPE; encoded by the coding sequence ATGCGTCGCATCGGAATTACGATGGTCGAACTACTGGTCTCGATTGGGGTTGTCGCAATCGTCATCGGGATTGCACTTCCGGCGATTCAATCCGCACGCGAATCAGCGCGGCGTATGCAGTGCCAAAACAACACGCGGCAGCTACTTGTCGCCATACAATCACATCACACCACTCACGGTGCGTTACCGTCATTCTACAACGGGTCAGCACTCAACTATCCGCTCCAGGAATGGGACCTCTTCCACATGCATTCCTGGCGAGTGCCGCTTCTGCCCTATATTGAGCAGACCCCACTGAAAGAACAGATTGCGTGGGATTTCCTTGCAACCGCTCCAGAGAATTCTGCGATTGCGCAGACTGTTGTTCCTACGTTTATCTGCCCAAGTGGCGGCGACGCTACGACGATGGGATGGGGACTCAAACACGGGTCAATCGGTATCCCGGAGGATGATATTGCGGAGCAAGATCGCTACCACGTCGTTCGGAGTGACTACGACGCAATGGCGGGAATAGAGGTGCTTCCCGATCCGTTAGCCCCGAATGTGAATGCCAACTCCGTGGAATACGTTCGCTGGGGAATCTGGGGATGGCCTGTCTTCGATACGCCGACAACAACTGGATCCCGGTTGTTGCGATACCGGCAAGGAAGATTCCGTGATGTCAGGGATGGCCTATCACACACGATCGCGGTCGTGGAACGTGCTGGAAAACCTACGGACATACTTAATGGGCGGCCAAACGTCACGAGCGGCAATCCCAACGCTGATTACCCTGGTCAGGTCGGGTGGTCAGCCAGCAATACGTTCATTTGGTCGATCCATGCCAACGGTGTTGGCGTAAATGAATCGAACTCGGTGGGCATGTTTTCCTTCCATAGTGGTGGGGCCAACATTGGAATCGCTGATGGGTCGGTTCGATTTCTCTCCGATTCAAGCGATTTTGAGACTTTGACAAAACTCTATGGAAGGTCCGACGGTGGCCTGCCCGAATAA